tattgaataataatgaaattaatggTAAAATTACTGCTGTAATTCTTCTTATTGTACAATTATCAATTGCAAGCATATCAGAACTGAATCTACTTAAAATCTTACCAACTGAATTGATATAAAAGAACCAAAATGGTGCATATACAATCTTATTAAGAAAGATTTCATGAGATTTTTTTGCAGCTTCAATACCACCAATAGCTTCAccaatatatataattaaactTATAATACTTTCAATTAATACTGCCAAAGTAGCATTAAAACAGAATCTATAAAGATATGATTCTGTAATTTGAATCTGACTTGATCTGCTTACATATAACAGCTCAAgaattttatcaataataacttttattACACATCCTAAAGTAAAAACAATCATCCATTTTGGTCCAATCAATTTAAAGTACCAAAAAtaagatgaaaatgaaaatctGCTccttatattattattctgaTCCTTAAATTCTTCACCTTCTCTGGAATTTAAAAGCTCAGTAAATTGATTATCagtattatttgaatcatcatttaaatttaaagattctAATTCAATACCTTTAAAATATGGTGTATTTGGAACAAGATCATCTCCTACTAATTCTTGATCaagtaatatatttcttgatTCTTTAAGATAATCAGAATAAGATCCACTCCATTCTACTTTACCATCATTTAATACACAaacattaaatttgaatccaTTGTAATTCAAAGCTTCATAAAATGATGAGTTATTATCGATTGGTGATGAAGATAAAGAAGAAGGtgatgatgaatttgaGCATGATTTAGGTATTGTTGATAAATTCTGCTCATTTGAACAAGAAAGGGAATTACTATTCATATTATCAATCAAATtcttatcattattatataaatgcTGAATATTTGCCATATAATGATGAAGGCTATCAATACTTATTGTAACAATAGAAGAAACTGTTAATAAAAGTCCATTTGGTCCAAATAATCgattaaatatttggaatcCAACTTTTGGATCAACACTGACAAATACatcatcaaataaataaagtaagGACTCAAATTGTTGAGGATTTTCAGAATCTATATAAAATTTGTTCTTGGAAAAAGCTGAATATCTTATTGGAAGAGAATATAAAGCTCTAGCTAAAGAAATTCTAGCTCTTTGTCCACCACTTAATGAACATCCACCTTCATCTACAACTCTAAGATCACCACGTTGCCAAGATGAAAAGTCTTCTTTAAGTTGGCAGCAATCAACAATTAGTTCATATTTTTCACGATTCCATTCTCTTCCAAGTAAAATTGCTGATCTAACACTACCACTAGGAATCCATGGAAGTTGTGGTGAATAAGATATAATGGAATTTGTTTCTCTTGGTCTaacataaatatttgatgcTGATGGTCTAATTTCATTAAGTATTGCTTTAATAAGAGAAGATTTTCCACAGCCTGGTTCTCCTACAAGGAAAATACATTCTCTTAACTTTaatgatatattaatatttcttaaagTTGATTTTGTGAAAGAATCATTATATGGTTTACTATTCCAAGTAAATACaccattttcaattaaaaccattaaatttaaagggaaattattatttgaaaaatctgaattcatatttgtattatataTACCTGGTAAATGTGATAATTCTTCATCgtcttcttcatcttcatcatctaTTCTACTATAAGATTCTCTTCCAATAAGAGAAGTTGTTTCTGATATGTTTATATGTTTTGAAACAAAAGATGATACTGAAACTATGGCAGATTCGGATATTGATGAAgatatatttgaagatgaaattccattatttaaattggagaatttattattatcatgaTTATGATGATTATTACGATTATTAtggttattattaatattattattatcacaattataattcattttaatGGAATCATTAAGTCTAAAGTGATTAATactactattattattaatattattattcttattgAATTTTGACCTATTATTATCACTGGAGTACTTTCTTCTTTCAATTGGATGCTTTGCAATGAAATTTTCATATCTTTGAATAGAAACAATAccttcaataatattagttgGAAGACTTCTAATTTTGGATGAAAGTTGCATAAGTATTTGAAGGGAAGAAGCACCTGTATATGCAAAATTACTTTTACCATCagaataatatattaaataaaaagttgATAGCATAAATAGTATATATTGTGAATAAActtttaaatgataatcAATAAAAGCAGCAATTCGACTATATATAAATCTTCTTTTATTCCAATAAAGTTCTTCTTCTCTAGATTTGGTAACTCTAGAGATAGCAACATCTTCTAAACCAGTAAGTCTAACAAATCTCATATCACTAAGAATTTCATGACATCTATCAATTCTTTTATCTCTATTAACCATAAAAGGTTCTTTATTGAATGCaccaataatttcaaataagaAACTTAATCCAAACATAATACAAAAAGATAATATAGTCGGTAAAGCTGAAGAACTTCCAAGTACTTTTGATAATACATACCATGacataattaatttgattggtaatgataataaatcaacaaatacaccaaaaaatatttcaatagcAGCAGCATCaccaattattaaattaaatatatttgatgaTTCATTTGCAGCGTTACTATTAGAAAATTTTACTTCATTTTGTCTTAATAGAAGAGATTTTCTACAAGATGAAGgtttttttgaagattctATCATAAAAGTAGTAGATAAAGGTAATTCTGGATACATTTCTTTATGCCTAATAACTCGATCAAGTGCAATCCATATAAGTGAACCTTCAATTCGAACACAAAGTCTAGATACAATTATTCTTGAATGACAGTCAAAGAATGATTTGAATAATACGGTTGAAAACATATATAATGAAGAGATGATTGCATTAATAGTTGAAGAAGAGGTTGAAAAATATGATAAAAAAATGGATGATAGAATGACCAATATATCAAAACATAATCTGAGTAAAAGAGCTTCAAGTGTTGGTCTCCAGAGTGTTTTAATAAGAGGTctataaatacaaaatctttcatttctatatattgatcttttttcttcatcttctatAGCTAAAGATAATTTACTAACCCAATAATCAAGTctatcattttcaaataattctgGAAGAtcattaatagaattaattcttggtttattaatattaagaagATATGGATTAATGAAGCCAAAAGCAGAAGAATTCCATAATTTTGTCAAATATGACCTGAAACtcattatattatatttctatGAGGAGTTGAGATTTCTGCCTCAATAGaatattttgtaattttggattccaaatattattatttataatttatcaCTTTTTCTGTCAATCCTTACCTATtcagaataataaattattattatcagaCATTGACACGGGACGCCATccattttaaataattcaacgatatatatattatttgccttaaaataataatatatatggCCAAGCCTAATGTTGGCGCGCGCGCCAATTAGGGTATCGGagttatatatatatatatataaataatcaatttaattaaCTTTGAAGGAGTGAAGAagaacttttttttaaatctaGTTAAATTGAAGGATTTTGTCATGCAAAAATggtgagaaaaaaaaatcatcatctaaaaaaagaaattttgggttgtatatatatttatataatattaagttCAAGAATaagattaaataatataatgattgaaagaaaaatatggAAAGTAATATgtagaaaataaatcaacaaaaaaatgagctttgaaactaataattattgttattattactgAATAATAGATATcagaattttttaaaaaattaacaaatgTTTTTAAATGGTTtacaataatttaaaaaattaatagaatgattaaataattaaagggaataagaaattgaaaaaaaatttgcatgtatttgcatgcatgcaaatataaatgaaattacgtattgaaataataatttaaaaaaaaaaaaaaagttaagtTATTGAGAATCAtactaatattttatattgattattttaaatcacTTAGTTCATtccaaatataattattaggCAATTCTCCAAATTGTTTATATATAACTTTATGAAGCTggttatttttaataatccaaaaaatGTCACAATTATCGAAAATACCAATATCATgagtaataattaaagaaggACAATGTTTGAAGGTggaattaatgatattatgAATAGATGGAGTTTCAAatgttttattattatatgaaAAAGTAACATTATATGGAGGTTCATCAATAAGtaataattgatattttaatgGTGATATgataaattgaataaaagaTAGGTACCTAATTTgagaatttgataatattattgtattATGTATGGATTGATTTCTTTGGAAATTATgatcaaaattatattcattagAATCTTGTGAAATTATAATAGTTTCTAACTTTAAAGGAAGTAAGAGAATGAAatccaataatttaatCTTATTTAAAGCTTCTAGTATAAGATGATCAGAATATTGAGAAAAAGGGTCTAATAAAGATCTAATTGTATAACCATCCATAAAAAGATTTTCTTGAGGAAGTAATGCAATAAGttgatttttattcttaatattattaattttaacaTTATTAAGTAAAATAGTTCCATTTGTTTGTAAATGTAAACCcataattgaattaataagaGATGATTTACCTGATCCAGTTCTTCCAATAATACCAATTATATTTCCTGGATATGCTTTTAAAATaccattaattaataataaagtttcaaattttaaGTTATCAATagattctttattaaattctctTGAAATAGAgaaataattcaaagtaGAAATTTGTAAATCTTTGATAAATAAACCTTGTTGATTATAAGAATCTTGTAGACTATGATTTTCTGGAAAAATAGGTACAATATTAACAAGAGTACTAAAATGATTCATATGTTCGAtatcatttgaattaaattgaGGAGGTATTTGTTCTTGATTATTGTtatattcttcaatatAAGAATTTTGctcatttttttgtatatatTCATTCAATAATGTAAAAGTTTCAATGTAATTTTTAATCCTTTCAACTGAACACATTTCTTTCTCTAATTGTAcgaatttatatattaaagaagaaatagaTTCTGCAATAGAAaggaaataatatatacaGATAAATGCTGAACTTGATTGACTTTGAAATCCTAActgaattaatataatatttaatataatccCAACAGGAGTCATTGCAATATTCATCCAAAACCCTGCCCATTGAGTTGAAGCAAGCTGTATATATCTAAccttaatatataaatcaatattttcactAGCTTGACTTCTAAGCATTTCTTGTTTTCTAAGCATTGCAATTGTTAAACCTCCAAGCTGTGTTCCAGAAAATATTCCACATATTGAGGAAAAAAGAGATATTGAAAACCTCTGATATTCCCTATAagatgaaataaatttaagGCATATCGGCTTTATAATAAGCATTATCCatataagaaaaaatggtGTAAAATAAGGAAATGTATatacaataaatattgtCTGACCTATGATTGTCAATACTGGTGCTAAACTGGAAATAATTGACTTCACAATACATGTATCTATAATCAACATATCACCCCCAATCCTATTCAATATAATATGTATTGGTATTATATTTggtatttttattaataaagaatcgAATATACttttataaatttcatTGGCGCCAAAAGTGCATGCAATAGCCTCTAAAATAAAGACCAGCCCGCCAAAAGTCAAACTGAGACCAGTAGAAAGAGAATATAATAGAAGAAATCTTTTAAGGGTGTGTGCATGCGTTGAATTTCCAGTAAAAAGCAATTCACTAAGTCTTTCAAGTGCTGATTTGGAAAGTAATATAAAcatgataataataatgattggCCTTCCAACTTTAGAGAGATACCAATTATAGCTATTTAGGGAAATATGTCCTTTATTAAcaactttttctttaaatgaattaataatagaggaattattattagaaataagtTTGTCAGATTCTGtgttttggcgggaaattTCTGGATAATGATTAAAATTCATTGTataagaattattttgaacATTATAGATTGGATCAGAGTGTGTATGATTAGGGTTTTTTGGGGAGAAGATCATATGATGATGGTCATTATTAACAAGAGTATCAATACGAGTATCTGTAAAAATAGattcaaaatcattaatGAGAACTTGTTGAGGgattttgaaagaatttggtgaataattaaaatgatcaatgcataaataatgaaaggAGTTGTATAGATTCAATGAGGGTTTAGAATCTAGAGTAGAGGAGTATTTAAGGAAGTTGGAGAGTGATCTTTGGTCAATTGTGATGATTACTGAAGAATTTGAGAGAATTCCATTGCTATTAAAGAGATTGTAAAAGAGTTTATTAGCAACAAAATGGTCCAAATTGGAGAATAtatcatcaaaaataaacaaaGGACAATATTCTGATTTAGAATTGGAGTCCATATTAGAGAAAAAGAAGTAAAGAGTTCTTGCAATACATATTCTGGTTTTTTGTCCTTTACTTAAAATACTCCCTCCTTCGTCAATTTGCTTTAAATCTCCCTCTTTCCATTGTTGAAAGTCTGTTACTAAGTTGCAGCATTCAATAATTCTCATATAGCGATCTTCTATATACTCTgatccaaataatattattgatctTACAGTACCAGAAGGTATCCATGGTATTTGTGAAACATATCCTATTGGTagattatttaaaagataataGTTATAGTAAAAATGCCCATATTCATGTTCATTCATATTATTCAGAAGAagattttcatttaatagtattttttgaatgaatGTAGTTTTTCCAGATCCTGATTCTCCAATCACAAAAACCTTTTCtccttttttaatttgcaCTGATAAATCCTTGAAATGATCATCAGTAATAACTGATCTCAAGTCTACCTCATCTGCTAACAGTTTTGTATTCTCGTTTTTATCCTCATAGCTTTTGTCTTGCTCATTTTTGTCATTATTAGCTATGAATTCATTCGATACCTTGTTTAGTTCAATAAATCTCGATCCTTTAAAATCAAGAATAACGTCCTTGTCACActcttttttattcttcAAGTTCTTAAATTCAGCTTTAAACCACTTTTCATCAATCTCAGTGTTCTTTAAAAACTCTTGAAATCTTCTAAAGGAAATAAATCCCTCTATCATATTAGAAGGAAGCCCTCTAATGGAAGAAACTGTGAAAAATATGTTTAATACTGTAACTCCTGTTGGGCCAAGACTctttaaagatttattctcaaattttgaataatcaTTTATCACTTTTGATATATAAGATACAAAAAGAACCAATTGAGAAATTGCTTGTACATGATAATCTAAAAAGGTACCGATCTGAATTAGTATTAATCTTAATCTATTATAAAATGTCTCCATTCTTCTAATCTCAAAGATCTGATTCTTAATCTTAGTTTCTTGTCCAAGCAACCATATTTGAGTAATCTGTCTAAGCATTTCATGAGTTTTTGAAATTCTTATATCACGATACCTCATAAAAGGAGCTTTAAATAACGAACCAATAAtctgaagaaaaaaacCCAATGAgaaaactattaaaaatgTTAATACAGCACTTGTTGCCACTGATCCTACATgttcttttaataaaatccaagttaaaagaaatcttattggaaatattaataaatctaaaGTTGATGttattaaatttggaaaaCTTGAACAATCTGCCAAAACtatattcattatattcGAAGAACTTGCATTCTTTAATCTCTCAGTATCCTTTAAACCtttctcattttttatCCTCCACTTCTCACTATTATATGAATAAAACAATCTTGAATAAGATAACCTCAATAGAAAAGCTTCAATACTAAAAGCTAATTTCCCACTATGAAATCTATTTTgagattcaaatataagGCGGGCCAAATATATCATTATTGCTTTCACTCCAAAACTTGCATTCTCTCTAGGAGTCTCAGATTTCATAAAACTGGTTAAAtaacttgaaaatataaatgatACAAAAACATTTCCtatctttaataaagttACTCCTAAAATTGCTTGCCATTTTGCTTCAATAATTCTCCTTAACAGATTTTCTGAGTTTATCACGCCattattcaataaactCTCAGTATTAATATATGATTCATTTACATACTCATCCAGATATTCACCTTCTAATTCTAAAATTGtcttctttttaaaaagtatCCTTTCACAAAAATATGGAGTTACCCAAAAGAATGAaatcttttgaaatattttttttgttttcttaaaaaatCCATTATTGCAATACTTTGCCTCTTCTAAACATGAAGATTCTTTCATATTTAACTGTGTGAGtattatattcttcattaaactaaataaacaaattcCACATTATAGAAAGaataaaacttttaaaCATCTATCAAGACGTTCTGATAAATTGTTCAATAATTGAGCTTTTATTTCCACCCCAAATCTTGCAAATCCTCTAGATTCTCTTTTTCGCAAATAATAGATGCAAATTTATGCTTTTCTGCTATTACATAGATAAGAAAAATTCCTGTGTATAGTATCGATTTTCTATTTGTATCAAACAACCTTATATTACTTAGTTCATACGCaattttaacttttttccgctttttttttcttttggatttttttttctttttttttacgTTAATCTTTGACTATAACTCTGCAGAAAAGGCGCCAAACTTCGGTACCCTCTCTTTAAAAATGCTAGTATCGGGGggaaaaacaaaaaaaaaaaaaaaagaaatttagtgtgaaaatataattataaaacCAACTATATATAGGACAAGAATGGAGACTTGTCTAtctcaatattttctcatatattaacaataaggatcaatatattcaataacagtaatatattaaatcagTACTATCATATTAGTTTCGATTAAGcaaatcttcaatatcatttttgTTTAGTATTTTTGCTTGCTTCAAACTCCACACATTCAGTTTCTGCAGTTTGAAAAAGCTGTAACATTTGATCCTgagaaaaatttgaattcaaatCAGTCTCGAATAATATCCGTCCTTTCCCCAGTACCCATACTTTTTTACAATTTTGTAAAGACGCTGCATGATGAGCAACTACAAAAACTGTACAATGAGGGAAATATTGTCTTAATAATTGATGTATAGGTACATAATCAATAGTATCTTCTTGAAATACATCAGGTGGAGGCTCATCAACTAGAATTAATCTGTAGCTCTTTGCATTTAAAACTAATCTTGCTAATGATAAATATCTTAATTGAGAATCTGATAAATATCTCTCATCGTCTGGAGTCTCAGAATGACTTGAATTTATACAGTTAGTCATCTTTGATTTTTGTTCTGTCTTGATTGAATTCtctgaaatattattactattatatGTAGCTCCTGAACTATTATCTGGTACTATTACAGCATCAAGCATCTTCCCACCTGGTAACGACCTAATTAAACTTGATAAACCACATAAATTAAGAGCATCCCAAATATCATCCTTTGAGAATTTTTGGTATGGATCTAAAAAGTTGCGAACTGTCCAACCTTTCAGAATTAAGGGTACCTGTGGAAGAATACCtatcaatttatttctatctTCATTACTCATTTGATCAATTGGAATATTATCTAAAAATACTCTGCCATTAGTTATTGGAACTAAACCTAAAATTGCCTGTAAAAATGTTGATTTACCACTACCTGTTCTGCCTATTACTCCAATATGTTCGTTTGGACCAGTGCAAGCATTCATCTTATTAATTGCTGGAGGGAAGTAAATTTCATCAGGATTATCTGCTGGATTACTATTTGGACGTCTATATCTAACCTCTAAATCAATGATCTTTACACCactttttatattttctatattctTCTCTTGTTTTTCTATATCTTCAACCTTACATGGAGAAGAAAATGGTAAATTATAAATCTTCTCCTTATTCAAAATCTCATAATATTGATGTAACCTCTCCACAGAAATCATCTCTTTCTCCATATTTACATATGATGTTATTGTCATACCAATATTTGAAGCAATTGATTCTGAGTAATATAATGCTATACCAACAATACCAGCCCCTGGACCTGATCCTAATCTTGTATTCATATCGGATGTCTGACCTTCTAATAAAGTATCTGATGGACTAGAAAAGAAATCAGAAATTAAAGCGGTGAAAAAGTTTGAAGACATTGCTGTTAATGGAAAAGTTAAAAGTTGAGTTCTTAAAGAAGACCATTCTTTTGAACATAGTTGCATAAATTTAGCTCTTTGAACCATATCAATAATCTCGGTACCCTGTAACATATAATGATCTTGAGCACGAAAGGCTCTAATTATTGGCCCTCCACTCATTGCTTCAGAGAATACTCCACATAATGGTGAATATAATACAAGACACATTCTTTGAAGTTCACGGGAAGATCTTGAAAAATATCTTGCAACTGCATAATAAATACCCAATCCAATCAttggaaaaagaaatactACTGAAGGTTCTGCTGATACTACTACAATACATTGAAATAAAACATTCATTGCTCCAACTAAAACCGTAGCAATCTTCATTATTGGGATATTATCTACCATAAGTAGATCTGTACTGAATCTACTAAGAACTCTACCAACAGGGTTAGAATCAAAAAAGTTTAATGGAGCATTTAAAACATCAACCAATAAATTATCATGAATTTCTATGGCTGCTTTAATACCACAAATTGCTTCTCCAATAAAAACCATTGAGCTCACAGCTAATTGTATTAGTgctaaaataatataaattaatgcAAATTTTTTACCCTCAAAGATGGATTTGTCAACATCAGTAAGAGGAGCTCTTGAAGTATATGAACCCATATAATAATCTGTACCTTTATCAAACATAGTTTTTGAATAacataatataaataatgcTATAGTCCAACTCCATTTAAGCTTTGAAAAGTACCAATAATAAGTCTTCTTTGAAACCATACCAGTAACTCTCCCCTCTTTTTCCATAACCTTTCTTAAAGTCTCACATTTAGTTGAAGGATTCGTAGATAGATAcattgtattattattcgtTGTAGTGTCAtatttattgttattattataagaAAAATCATCATCGTTACTAAATTCCTCAGAATGAGGTCcattatctttattagTAATATCCAAATTTATACATCTCCAATCTGAAAGATAAGATTGGTACATTCCAAAGAATTGAGGAGAGCCATCATCTAGAACAAGAATTTTTGGATTAAAATCCTTGAGCAGTTTACTAGTACTCATTAAGAATGATAGAATTGTATGATCAATAGATAATATTGTAGCAacttttcttaataatCCATTTTtaccaaataattttttaaatattgttttaCTAACTCCAGGATCCAAGCTTACAAAAATATCATCGAGTAGATATAAAATAGAATCTTGAGAAGAAGGTAAACAGGAGATTGATAGATTACTATTATTGTAAGATGAGCTTTCAGATTCTATTATAGGTTCTGATAAAGGAGAAGATTCTTGATTATAAAATAAGTAATCAGGAAGAGAATATAAAGCTCTAGCTAAACAAATCCTAGCTCTTTGTCCTCCACTTAATGAACAACCTCCTTCATCAACAATTCTTAAGTCTCCATCTTGCCAGGATTTGAAATCTTGATTAAGCTGACAACAATCTAATATAACATCATATTTAAGCTGATTAAGAGGTCTACCAAATAGaatgatatttttgataCTTCCGTTAGGAATCCAAGGTATCTGAGATGCATAAGCTATAGGACTTTTAGTTTCTCTTGGTTGAACATAAGTTAATCCAGTTTCTTGAACAATTTCATCTAATACAGCATTCATTAAAGAAGTTTTTCCACTTCCTGGTGATCCAACAACAATAATAGTTTCCCCAAGAGATAATGATAAgttaatattctttaatttaaatcttGTATCAGAGTTATTTAAAACAGAAGTTGTACTGAATTCATAATTTCGATTAAGTAGATGAGTATGTTCATTAGCTGTATCATTATTATACTTATTCCTTTTACGTGTTTCTTTATTCCAAGTATATGATGAATTTCTCATAACAACAACATCCTTACTGGTTATATCTTTTAGATTGGCTAGATGATTACCTTTATTGCTAGTAGTATATCTTGAATagatatttgaatttgtatGATGATCAAAATTCCCAATAATAGAATCTTCTGGAGCTTCTTTATCAGAGATAGATGATAAGGTTTGATATCTAAGGGAAAAAAGTCTTGTAGAATCAGGAGAACTTGTGTTTTCTCTATCATCAGTAATTAGTCTAGAATTTGCAATATTTCTGGTATCATCAAGAGAATTGGCGCCAGAATTGTGCATGCATGCACGTTCAATAGGAGTAGGGGTTTTTGTATTAGGTGAAAGATCATGGAAATTATTGGATGTAATGGAGTGTGAATAACAATGTCTGAGATCAAGAGGTCTAGATCTAAGAAATGATTGGAATCtattaaatgaaatgaGTGCTTCAATAGTGGCAAAAGAATACATGGATAAATTTCTGCAAGGACCAAGTAAGGAGAACAATACTTTTAGAGTAGTAACTCCAACAGAGGCTGGAATAACGAGAGGGACATTATGTTCCCTAGAGTATTGAATTCCTTTATATACTGCAAGTAAGAATAGAACAAGTTGAGCAATTCCAGACATTTGATATCCAATCCAATTACCAACTAAAGATAATGTATTACGAATTTTGTTAGCTTTCATTTCAACTTGTCTACATTTCATGACTCTATCAGTAGCAATATTTTGATACCCCATCATTTGTAAAGTTCTGACTTCACTAAGAACTTCATGGCATCTATCAATACGTTTATCTCTAGCTGACATGAAAGGTGCTTTATAAGTTGATGCAATAATTTGGCATGTAAATGATATGATTAAGAATACAATTAATGTAAAGATTCCAACAATGGTTGTAGAGGATCCAAGAGAATCTTTGAGTACAAAATATGCAATAATAAGTCTCAAAGGGAAAATAAAGCATTCAATTGCATTAATAAGGAATCCCTCAACAGCTAATGTATCAACAACGATAAGATTAAATACATTTGATGATATAACAGCCTCACTGTCTTGGATTCCTCTAGACTCTGCATGACGTAGAATAATGGATTTTCGTGCAGATTTTCCAATAGCAGATTCTTCAAATGATATTGCAGAAGTCTTCCAATGGACAACTCTTCTAAAAGTcatagaaattaatgaagcTTGTATTCTTAAGCTAACTCTTCCACACCAATAACTATATTGAGTTTCCACAAGTATTTTGAGTAACGTAAGTACAATAAATACACTTCCCATATAGTAGTTgtttttgttattattaagattatttttatttgaggAATCAGGTTCTAAGCTTGAAACAAAACTTCTCAATGATAATGTAGCTAATGTTTGCAAAACATCAAAAAAGACTTTCAAGAGTAGAACCATAAGGCATTGAAACCAAAAAACCTTAATTAAAGGCTTGTATATTCTTAAACCTTTTCCTTTAAGTTTACTGATTCTTTCTTCTTGATTGACAGCcttttctaaataattagTCCATATTGGAATGTCATCATTTGCAGGTAGACGAGGGAGATCATCAGTGTTAACTCCTGGTCCTAAGAACTTAGACATCCAAGGTGACAACCAAGTAAAAAATAGCTTACTCCATAGGGTATTACCC
The Cryptosporidium parvum Iowa II chromosome 2, whole genome shotgun sequence genome window above contains:
- a CDS encoding ABC transporter family protein, 2x AAA domain — protein: MKNIILTQLNMKESSCLEEAKYCNNGFFKKTKKIFQKISFFWVTPYFCERILFKKKTILELEGEYLDEYVNESYINTESLLNNGVINSENLLRRIIEAKWQAILGVTLLKIGNVFVSFIFSSYLTSFMKSETPRENASFGVKAIMIYLARLIFESQNRFHSGKLAFSIEAFLLRLSYSRLFYSYNSEKWRIKNEKGLKDTERLKNASSSNIMNIVLADCSSFPNLITSTLDLLIFPIRFLLTWILLKEHVGSVATSAVLTFLIVFSLGFFLQIIGSLFKAPFMRYRDIRISKTHEMLRQITQIWLLGQETKIKNQIFEIRRMETFYNRLRLILIQIGTFLDYHVQAISQLVLFVSYISKVINDYSKFENKSLKSLGPTGVTVLNIFFTVSSIRGLPSNMIEGFISFRRFQEFLKNTEIDEKWFKAEFKNLKNKKECDKDVILDFKGSRFIELNKVSNEFIANNDKNEQDKSYEDKNENTKLLADEVDLRSVITDDHFKDLSVQIKKGEKVFVIGESGSGKTTFIQKILLNENLLLNNMNEHEYGHFYYNYYLLNNLPIGYVSQIPWIPSGTVRSIILFGSEYIEDRYMRIIECCNLVTDFQQWKEGDLKQIDEGGSILSKGQKTRICIARTLYFFFSNMDSNSKSEYCPLFIFDDIFSNLDHFVANKLFYNLFNSNGILSNSSVIITIDQRSLSNFLKYSSTLDSKPSLNLYNSFHYLCIDHFNYSPNSFKIPQQVLINDFESIFTDTRIDTLVNNDHHHMIFSPKNPNHTHSDPIYNVQNNSYTMNFNHYPEISRQNTESDKLISNNNSSIINSFKEKVVNKGHISLNSYNWYLSKVGRPIIIIIMFILLSKSALERLSELLFTGNSTHAHTLKRFLLLYSLSTGLSLTFGGLVFILEAIACTFGANEIYKSIFDSLLIKIPNIIPIHIILNRIGGDMLIIDTCIVKSIISSLAPVLTIIGQTIFIVYTFPYFTPFFLIWIMLIIKPICLKFISSYREYQRFSISLFSSICGIFSGTQLGGLTIAMLRKQEMLRSQASENIDLYIKVRYIQLASTQWAGFWMNIAMTPVGIILNIILIQLGFQSQSSSAFICIYYFLSIAESISSLIYKFVQLEKEMCSVERIKNYIETFTLLNEYIQKNEQNSYIEEYNNNQEQIPPQFNSNDIEHMNHFSTLVNIVPIFPENHSLQDSYNQQGLFIKDLQISTLNYFSISREFNKESIDNLKFETLLLINGILKAYPGNIIGIIGRTGSGKSSLINSIMGLHLQTNGTILLNNVKINNIKNKNQLIALLPQENLFMDGYTIRSLLDPFSQYSDHLILEALNKIKLLDFILLLPLKLETIIISQDSNEYNFDHNFQRNQSIHNTIILSNSQIRYLSFIQFIISPLKYQLLLIDEPPYNVTFSYNNKTFETPSIHNIINSTFKHCPSLIITHDIGIFDNCDIFWIIKNNQLHKVIYKQFGELPNNYIWNELSDLK